The Klebsiella aerogenes KCTC 2190 region TGGGTCACGGAACGCTCAATATGCCGCACCAGCTTATGCAGGCCGATTAAGGCGGCGTTATCGCTCACCGGGTTAGCGACGGTTGAAGTAAAGCACTCCAGTAGATGACACAGCGCATCGATGCCGGTGGAGGCGGCAATGGCCGCAGGCATGCTGGTGGTCAGTTCCGGCAACAGAGCCACGAAATCCGGCAGCAGTACCGGGGAGATAATCCCCACTTTGGTATTACGTTCGGGAATAGCCAGGATGGCGTTTGGTGTCGCTTCCGAGCCGGTGCCTGCGGTGGCGGGTATCAGCAGCGATGCCAGACGCAGGCGCGGTTTCTCGCTGTCGATCAGCGCGTTGAGCGCAGGGGAGGCGGGATGAAGTAATACCGAGAGCAGTTTCGCCACGTCGAGGACGCTGCCGCCGCCGATACCGACGACCATCTCCGGTTGCGCTCCCGCAAGTTGGGCAACAATTTGCGCCACGTCATGTTGGCTGGGCTCTGCCGGTACGGAATCCACGATCCTCACATCAACGTTATTCTCGCCCAGCAGATGTTGGATCTGTTTGGTCGCTGCCAACTTACCAACGTTCGCATCGGTGACCAGTAAAATGCGCTTTTTACCTGCCAGCACTGGCTTCAGGGCTGATATGGCGCCCGCGCCGCTGATAATCGTGCTGTTAATCGTCGCCACGTCTCACTCCTCTATTGTTATGATTGAATTCAATCAGAATGCTTAGTGTTCACTCATTTTAATGAGCAAAAGTTATAATTTATACGGACGTTTAATAACTTGAGCTTGCTCACATTTAATCAAATATGATTGAATATAATCATTAACGATTCAAATAAGCGATGAAGGAAAGAGAAT contains the following coding sequences:
- a CDS encoding iron-containing alcohol dehydrogenase, which produces MATINSTIISGAGAISALKPVLAGKKRILLVTDANVGKLAATKQIQHLLGENNVDVRIVDSVPAEPSQHDVAQIVAQLAGAQPEMVVGIGGGSVLDVAKLLSVLLHPASPALNALIDSEKPRLRLASLLIPATAGTGSEATPNAILAIPERNTKVGIISPVLLPDFVALLPELTTSMPAAIAASTGIDALCHLLECFTSTVANPVSDNAALIGLHKLVRHIERSVTHPQDLTAKLEMLWASYYGGVAINHAGTHLVHALSYPLGGTWHLPHGVANAILLAPCMQVVRPHAVDKFAQVWDLIPDADLTLNNEEKSHALVRWLAQLVKRLALPDNLAALGVPPESIETLSAAALEVKRLMNNAPCSVNQDEVQAIYQTLFPQSSHQGEEK